One stretch of Juglans microcarpa x Juglans regia isolate MS1-56 chromosome 3D, Jm3101_v1.0, whole genome shotgun sequence DNA includes these proteins:
- the LOC121253987 gene encoding MLP-like protein 423 codes for MASIGKLDVEVEVKSDADKFWGIIKDSVTILPKAFPNDYQSIEVLEGDGKSIGSVRLITYGEGSPIVKISKEKIVNFDEANKTVAFTVIDGDLIKFYKHFKCHITVTPKGDGSLAIWLCEFQKTSDEVPDPHVIKDFVEKNFKELDEFVLKQ; via the exons ATGGCTTCCATTGGCAAGCTTGATGTAGAAGTTGAGGTGAAGTCTGATGCAGATAAGTTCTGGGGAATCATTAAGGATTCTGTCACCATCCTACCTAAGGCATTCCCTAATGACTACCAGAGCATTGAAGTTCTTGAAGGCGATGGAAAGTCCATTGGTTCTGTTCGTCTAATCACATATGGGGAAG GTTCTCCTATTGTCAAGATTTCGAAGGAGAAGATCGTCAATTTTGATGAAGCAAACAAGACTGTTGCTTTTACTGTGATCGATGGGGACCTGATCAAATTCTACAAGCATTTCAAATGCCACATTACTGTGACTCCAAAGGGAGATGGGAGCCTGGCAATATGGCTATGCGAGTTTCAAAAGACTAGTGACGAGGTTCCAGATCCACATGTCATCAAGGACTTTGTAGAGAAGAACTTCAAGGAGCTGGACGAGTTTGTTCTCAAGCAATAA